A genomic stretch from Strix aluco isolate bStrAlu1 chromosome 12, bStrAlu1.hap1, whole genome shotgun sequence includes:
- the LINGO1 gene encoding leucine-rich repeat and immunoglobulin-like domain-containing nogo receptor-interacting protein 1 isoform X1, which yields MQVRDRMVAGEASMRSPILACWQPILLLMLGSILSGSATGCPPRCECSAQERAVLCHRKRFMVVPEGIPTETRLLDLGKNRIKTLNQDEFANYPHLEELELNENIISAIEPGAFNNLFNLRTLGLRSNRLKLIPLGVFTGLSNLTKLDISENKIVILLDYMFQDLYNLKSLEVGDNDLVYISHRAFSGLNSLEQLTLEKCNLTSIPTEALSHLHGLIVLRLRHLNINTIRDYSFKRLYRLKVLEISHWPYLDTMTSNCLYGLNLTSLSITHCNLTSIPYVSVRHLVYLRFLNLSYNPIVTIEGSMLHDLLRLQEIQLVGGQLTTVEPFAFRGLNYLRILNVSGNLLTTLEESAFHSVGNLETLILDNNPLACDCRLLWVFRRRWRLNFNKQQPTCSTPEFVQGKEFKDFPDVLLPNYFTCRRARIRDRKPQQIFVDEGHTVHFVCRADGDPPPTIMWLSPRKHLISTKTNGRLTVFPDGTLEVRYAQIQDNGTYLCIASNAGGNDTMLAHLHVRSYSPDWPHQPNKTFAFISNQPNESDANSTRATVPFPFDIKTLIIATTMGFISFLGVVLFCLVLLFLWSRGKGNTKHNIEIEYVPRKSDAGISSADAPRKFNMKMI from the coding sequence GTGAGAGATAGGATGGTAGCTGGGGAGGCGAGTATGCGCAGCCCAATCCTGGCCTGCTGGCAGCCGATTCTCCTCCTGATGCTGGGATCCATCCTGTCCGGCTCCGCCACAGGCTGCCCGCCACGCTGCGAGTGCTCCGCCCAGGAGCGCGCCGTCCTGTGCCACCGAAAGCGATTCATGGTTGTGCCGGAGGGGATCCCGACCGAGACCAGGCTGCTGGACTTGGGCAAGAACCGCATCAAGACACTCAATCAGGATGAATTTGCCAATTACCCTCacctggaggagctggagctAAATGAGAACATTATCAGTGCCATTGAACCTGGGGCTTTCAACAACCTCTTCAACCTCAGGACGCTGGGGCTCAGGAGTAACAGACTCAAGCTGATCCCCTTGGGGGTGTTTACTGGACTCAGCAACCTTACCAAGCTAGACATTAGTGAGAACAAAATTGTGATCCTCCTAGACTACATGTTCCAGGACTTGTACAACCTGAAGTCTTTGGAGGTGGGGGACAACGACCTTGTCTACATCTCCCACCGGGCCTTCAGCGGCCTCAACAGCCTGGAGCAGCTGACCCTGGAGAAATGCAACCTGACCTCCATCCCCACGGAGGCCCTGTCTCACCTTCATGGCTTGATCGTGCTGCGACTGCGCCATCTGAACATCAACACCATCCGGGATTACTCATTCAAGAGGCTGTACCGGCTCAAGGTCCTCGAGATCTCACACTGGCCCTACCTGGACACTATGACGTCCAACTGCCTCTACGGGTTGAACCTGACCTCCTTGTCCATCACCCACTGCAACCTGACGTCCATCCCATACGTGTCGGTGAGGCACTTGGTTTACCTCCGGTTCCTGAACCTGTCCTACAACCCCATCGTCACCATCGAGGGCTCCATGCTCCATGACCTGCTCAGGCTGCAGGAGATCCAGTTGGTGGGAGGGCAGCTCACCACGGTCGAGCCCTTCGCCTTCCGCGGCCTCAATTACCTGCGCATCCTGAACGTGTCAGGGAACTTGCTGACCACCCTGGAGGAGTCGGCCTTCCACTCAGTGGGCAACCTGGAGACGCTCATCCTCGACAACAACCCCTTAGCCTGCGACTGTCGGCTGCTCTGGGTTTTCCGGCGGCGATGGAGGTTGAACTTCAACAAGCAGCAGCCCACCTGCTCCACCCCTGAGTTCGTCCAGGGCAAGGAGTTCAAAGACTTCCCCGACGTCCTCCTGCCCAACTACTTCACTTGCCGCCGAGCACGGATACGGGACCGCAAACCTCAGCAGATCTTCGTGGACGAAGGCCACACTGTCCATTTTGTCTGCCGGGCAGATGGGGACCCGCCCCCCACCATCATGTGGCTCTCTCCCCGGAAGCACCTCATCTCTACCAAAACCAACGGGCGGCTCACTGTCTTCCCTGACGGCACGCTGGAGGTGCGCTACGCCCAGATCCAGGACAATGGCACCTACCTATGCATCGCCAGCAACGCAGGTGGCAACGACACCATGCTGGCCCACCTGCACGTGCGCAGCTACTCCCCCGACTGGCCCCACCAGCCCAACAAGACCTTCGCGTTCATCTCCAACCAGCCCAACGAGAGCGATGCCAACAGCACGCGCGCCACCGTGCCTTTCCCCTTTGACATCAAGACTCTCATCATCGCCACCACCATGGGCTTCATTTCCTTCCTGGGCGTCGTGCTCTTCTGTCTGGTGCTCCTCTTCCTGTGGAGCCGGGGGAAAGGCAACACCAAGCACAACATTGAGATCGAGTACGTGCCACGCAAGTCCGACGCAGGCATCAGCTCTGCCGACGCGCCGCGCAAGTTCAACATGAAAATGATTTAA
- the LINGO1 gene encoding leucine-rich repeat and immunoglobulin-like domain-containing nogo receptor-interacting protein 1 isoform X2: protein MVAGEASMRSPILACWQPILLLMLGSILSGSATGCPPRCECSAQERAVLCHRKRFMVVPEGIPTETRLLDLGKNRIKTLNQDEFANYPHLEELELNENIISAIEPGAFNNLFNLRTLGLRSNRLKLIPLGVFTGLSNLTKLDISENKIVILLDYMFQDLYNLKSLEVGDNDLVYISHRAFSGLNSLEQLTLEKCNLTSIPTEALSHLHGLIVLRLRHLNINTIRDYSFKRLYRLKVLEISHWPYLDTMTSNCLYGLNLTSLSITHCNLTSIPYVSVRHLVYLRFLNLSYNPIVTIEGSMLHDLLRLQEIQLVGGQLTTVEPFAFRGLNYLRILNVSGNLLTTLEESAFHSVGNLETLILDNNPLACDCRLLWVFRRRWRLNFNKQQPTCSTPEFVQGKEFKDFPDVLLPNYFTCRRARIRDRKPQQIFVDEGHTVHFVCRADGDPPPTIMWLSPRKHLISTKTNGRLTVFPDGTLEVRYAQIQDNGTYLCIASNAGGNDTMLAHLHVRSYSPDWPHQPNKTFAFISNQPNESDANSTRATVPFPFDIKTLIIATTMGFISFLGVVLFCLVLLFLWSRGKGNTKHNIEIEYVPRKSDAGISSADAPRKFNMKMI, encoded by the coding sequence ATGGTAGCTGGGGAGGCGAGTATGCGCAGCCCAATCCTGGCCTGCTGGCAGCCGATTCTCCTCCTGATGCTGGGATCCATCCTGTCCGGCTCCGCCACAGGCTGCCCGCCACGCTGCGAGTGCTCCGCCCAGGAGCGCGCCGTCCTGTGCCACCGAAAGCGATTCATGGTTGTGCCGGAGGGGATCCCGACCGAGACCAGGCTGCTGGACTTGGGCAAGAACCGCATCAAGACACTCAATCAGGATGAATTTGCCAATTACCCTCacctggaggagctggagctAAATGAGAACATTATCAGTGCCATTGAACCTGGGGCTTTCAACAACCTCTTCAACCTCAGGACGCTGGGGCTCAGGAGTAACAGACTCAAGCTGATCCCCTTGGGGGTGTTTACTGGACTCAGCAACCTTACCAAGCTAGACATTAGTGAGAACAAAATTGTGATCCTCCTAGACTACATGTTCCAGGACTTGTACAACCTGAAGTCTTTGGAGGTGGGGGACAACGACCTTGTCTACATCTCCCACCGGGCCTTCAGCGGCCTCAACAGCCTGGAGCAGCTGACCCTGGAGAAATGCAACCTGACCTCCATCCCCACGGAGGCCCTGTCTCACCTTCATGGCTTGATCGTGCTGCGACTGCGCCATCTGAACATCAACACCATCCGGGATTACTCATTCAAGAGGCTGTACCGGCTCAAGGTCCTCGAGATCTCACACTGGCCCTACCTGGACACTATGACGTCCAACTGCCTCTACGGGTTGAACCTGACCTCCTTGTCCATCACCCACTGCAACCTGACGTCCATCCCATACGTGTCGGTGAGGCACTTGGTTTACCTCCGGTTCCTGAACCTGTCCTACAACCCCATCGTCACCATCGAGGGCTCCATGCTCCATGACCTGCTCAGGCTGCAGGAGATCCAGTTGGTGGGAGGGCAGCTCACCACGGTCGAGCCCTTCGCCTTCCGCGGCCTCAATTACCTGCGCATCCTGAACGTGTCAGGGAACTTGCTGACCACCCTGGAGGAGTCGGCCTTCCACTCAGTGGGCAACCTGGAGACGCTCATCCTCGACAACAACCCCTTAGCCTGCGACTGTCGGCTGCTCTGGGTTTTCCGGCGGCGATGGAGGTTGAACTTCAACAAGCAGCAGCCCACCTGCTCCACCCCTGAGTTCGTCCAGGGCAAGGAGTTCAAAGACTTCCCCGACGTCCTCCTGCCCAACTACTTCACTTGCCGCCGAGCACGGATACGGGACCGCAAACCTCAGCAGATCTTCGTGGACGAAGGCCACACTGTCCATTTTGTCTGCCGGGCAGATGGGGACCCGCCCCCCACCATCATGTGGCTCTCTCCCCGGAAGCACCTCATCTCTACCAAAACCAACGGGCGGCTCACTGTCTTCCCTGACGGCACGCTGGAGGTGCGCTACGCCCAGATCCAGGACAATGGCACCTACCTATGCATCGCCAGCAACGCAGGTGGCAACGACACCATGCTGGCCCACCTGCACGTGCGCAGCTACTCCCCCGACTGGCCCCACCAGCCCAACAAGACCTTCGCGTTCATCTCCAACCAGCCCAACGAGAGCGATGCCAACAGCACGCGCGCCACCGTGCCTTTCCCCTTTGACATCAAGACTCTCATCATCGCCACCACCATGGGCTTCATTTCCTTCCTGGGCGTCGTGCTCTTCTGTCTGGTGCTCCTCTTCCTGTGGAGCCGGGGGAAAGGCAACACCAAGCACAACATTGAGATCGAGTACGTGCCACGCAAGTCCGACGCAGGCATCAGCTCTGCCGACGCGCCGCGCAAGTTCAACATGAAAATGATTTAA